The nucleotide window TATTAATTTTATTAGTTTGCTTAGTCATTCTACCAGCATGATCATAACTAAATACATCTATGGTTACAACTTCTAAACTTCCTTTTTTATGGGTGGCTTTCGTTTCTAACACCTTCCCTACAAAGTCTAATTTACTTTCAACAATATCAGTAGTTCCTAGGTAGTCATTTTTACTAGCTACAAATACTGGGCGTGCTTTGGCATCGTAATAGGTTACTGTAGTTATCCAATTATTAGTATTTAATACTTTAACTTTACTAACCGTAGCTAACCCTTGAGTATTGGTTGTTACCGCTTTGCTATACACATTTGACGGAGCTGATAGTTCGCTTGGTACACTTGGGTAGGTATCGTAATAATTTATAGTTAATATTTCACCTGTTGTTACCGTTGAGCTATTGGTGTTAAAATAGCTTTGCATAGCAGGCTGTGTACTTATTGTACTATGCGTATAAATACCAGTGTTGCTTACCCTTCCTAAAGCATCATATTTGGTAAATAACCATTTTTTGTTTGGTTTTTGCTTAGCATCTTGTGTTAATACAGGTCTGTCTAATGTATCATACACAATATATTCCCATCCTTTTCCTGGTATTTTCTTTTCTATCAAACGATTTCTATAATCGTATTTATATTGGTAACACAACTCTGAAAGTTCTGTAGCCGATACACTTCCATCTGCTGTACTTACCTTTGGAGGTAGTACATAGGTTAAATTTCCATAATCATCATACACATAATACGTGTCATGAACTACATTGTTATTATAGGTTCTTTTTAAAACTACTTGTCCTTCTTTATTTTTGAATTCTTCAGTAGTGTGATCTTTAGTACTTCCACTATGGTTTTCATCTCTTGTAACTGTTTTGTATAATTCTCCAGCTAAATAATTAGAAGTCGTAGTTGATAAAGCAGGTGTGTATACATTTCCATTAACAGTAGTCGTAGCTTTGAATAGTTTAACAGCATCGGCAGTTGAATTTGCTTGATAGTCAAACTCTATTTCATGACCTCCACCAAGCTCCCATGCTTTTCCTGGAGCAGCTTGTTTTAAAACTCTGTTTAACGGTGAATTATCAAACTCCTTTTTTGAATAGGCATTTATTAAGTTTACATCTGTTACACCTGGAAAATCAGCTGCGTACTGTATTTTGTAATAATTTTTTGTTCCTAACTCAGTTCCTGAAATAATTCCTCCATTATTACTGGTTACAGCATAGGGTAAATATTCTTCATTTTGCCTTCCAAGTTCATCATAGGCTATATGGGTAACAATATCTTCTTTTGTAGGTGATTGTTGTATAGCAATACTTTGTTTAGCACGCCCCAATCCGTCAAAATAGGTTATTTGTTCTACTACATCTTCTCTATTGGAAACTGTTCCGGTTTTAGTTTCTGTTTGAAAACTTCTAGTTAATACATAGTTTTCATTACTAAGGCTTAATGGTATGTATGGGTCATTTATAATTTTTGCGGTAAATGTAGATCCTGCTTTTATCCATGTTAATGGTTTTAGCGTAATACTTCTACTTGCAGTTAAATGTGCTGTTCCAGTTACTTGGTAATTGGTTTTTTCAACATCTTGTACAACTTGTGCATAAGAGCTTATTGAAATACACAATAAAATGAATAATAGCTTTTTCATAGTCTTATTAATTTTTGTAGTTGTATTTGTTTTCTTTTAAAATATTTCCTTGAGTATCTTTTACAAATTCTAACCTATTAAAGTTGTCATAATGATAGGTGATTTTCTCTCCTCTTGGGTCTGTCATAGTGCTCACTCCAACTAAAGGAATATAAGTTATAGTAGTTACTTGTGCAGTACTAATTGCACTACGTATTTTTTGAATTTCAGTTTGAATCTGGCTTTCGGTATAGCTTTGTAAATAACTTAATGTTTCAGTATTTGTTTTTCCTAAAGCAGTCATTACTTGTGCATAGGTAGCGTTTTCAATTTTGGCTATAGGTTGCGAATAATCATACCCCATAAATATACAATATGAGTACCATTTACTTTACTTACCTCGGTTGGATTTCCTTTACTATCGTACTTATGATATACAATACGTGGTTCTAAATTTCCATTTCCTTTTGCTGTTTGAATAGTATTTGGTTCTACAATACCATTACCCCAGTCTTTAAAATTAGTACGTTGCGTACCTAATTTTTTATCAGTTCTTTGCCCGGTTTCAGAATTAACCAGTACATTTTTATAACTTTCTGTTTGTATAAGTGTTGCTATACGATGTTGTTTTTTTAAACTATCAATAGCTTTTAAAGCTCCTGGGCTTATCCCTAATAATTGGCTTTTATCATCAGGATAATACATTTTAGTTTTTAATACCTCTCCTTTACTATTGGTTTTTTCTACTCTAGTTTGTTGTAGATGATTTATATTATCGTAAAAATAATTAATAGTATTTGTTATTGGATTATTTCCATTTATATCAAACTGTTTTTCTATAGTTTTATCTAGGTATGACCAATAAGAGTATGTTTTATATTTATGAACATTTAAATTCCTTATTATTTGTGGAAAAGAAACTAAGTCATTTACATTTTTCCCAAAACATTTATGTTTAATATCTCTAATTTTTATATTAGTAGCGCCTGGACTTTTACATTTTATTTGACCAATGGTCACAGGTCCTTTACCATTACTTGTTGATGAGTAATAAGTTACAGGATCTAACCAGCCTGGTCCACTAATAGCATGTGAATGATTCGTATGGCATTGCCATACTGGTGTTGTACCTATTAAATCAGCAGCTTTACATTTATAAGTAGGATATGCTGGCTGCATAACAACGATATTATAATTAGAACTTATGTTATAATTAGATATTTCTGACACAGTTCTGTCAAGTTTATAATTATTTGTTATTTCTTTTACAACGGTTTTTGTTGAGCTTTTAGATAGTGGTTTTTTGAAAAACTGAATCTTTTTTTCTAATCCATGATTCCAACCAAAATTTGTAAAATTTGCTATTACACGGTTTGCACCTAAAAGTGTTTCTCCAGGAGAGTCTCTATTAACTATAAACTCATGTTCTTCTCCACCATTAATAAAGTCATCGCCACCATTACTAATAGTTACTTTTTTATAATATACATTACTACTACCTGAATTGGTAAGAGGAAAACTACCTGTTGATCTTAAGGTTAAATAACTTTCAGAAACAATGTTGGAACCAAGACTTCCTATGTCTTTAAATGCTGTTCTACCTTGTACATGACCTAAGCCTTTAATGGTTGCATCACCTGAAGATTTTGTTAAATCATTCATGTCGGTATAATAATACCTTTTGGTGTTTAAAATATCTGTATTAAAATCGTAATTTCTTATATATTTAACTCTATTACCACCTGTAAAAATGTTTTTATAGCTAGTAGTATATTTTTTAATTCTTAAAGAAACTGAAGCATCAACACATCTATTTGGGGTATAGCTACCATTTAGAATCTCAATTCTATAACTTTTACTATGTGGTAAATTAGTAATAGTTGAAAAATTAATTGACCCTTGGGTTGTATTAAACCCTTTTTCATATACTAAATTGTTTGAACCGTTAGTGATATCGTAAATTTTAATAATTGCATTTGCCTTATCTAATGGATAATCATAACATCCTTGAGATGAATTTACATATCCTTTTACTTGATAATTTAGCCCAATTTCAACATTTTTTCCTGCATTGTAATCACCAATAGTAAAAGTGCTAGATTTAATTTGCTCTCCGACGATAGTTAAACCAGGTTTGTATTCATAGTTTAATTCTGTTTCGTAACCATAATAATTATTACCTTCATATTCAAAATTTGTATATCCCATTGAAGGGTACACTATTTTTGTTAATAATCCTTTTTTAGAATAAACAGTATCCAAATTTCTATTAGCTAAACGGGATGTTTGTTTTGCAAAAACAGGGTAACTTTCTCCTAAATCAGGAAGCATTGATTGGTTTGTTTTTCCATTATAATACCCCCAATAATCTTGACTGTAAGAAAATCTTTTAGGAAAAGCATTAAAATCATCATAAGCAAACGAAAACTTCTTTTGAGGGTTTTTGAACGTCAAATTTTCTAAAAACACTCTCTTATTAGATGAAAAATGATATGTGAAATCTGTTTTGTCTATTAAATTATTACTTTGATCTAATAATTGAATGTTTTTAATTAACCTATAATTAACAGCACTAGGACTAGGATGCAATGTTGAATTATCAATTAACAATTTACCACTTTGAGGTTGGTTACTATTTATTTCAATAAGTCTCTTTCGTATTACTCTATTAAAGTTTTCACAATCAATAATTCCAGTAGTTAAAGGGAAATTAGAATTGCCTATAGGATATGTAGAAGTTAGTTCTAAAGATTGTGATATACTTGTTGTATATGATTCTTCTTTATTATTAGTGTCATATACAAAGTTAATTATATCTCCCTTTGGGTGTACTATTTTAGACAAATACCATGAACTTGTATAGCCTTGCTCAGGAGGTGATGCAGCAGTATTATTACACTTGTTTCTTGAGTATAAAATTTCTTCATCATTAAAATAATAAGCTACACCATCATCAGTGGTTATTACAAACCCTTTTTGTCCACTAATTAAATTTCGCTCTATTTTTAAATTTGTGTGAGGTACTGTTCTATAAACACCTTCATTGTCTATTACTATTTTTCCTGATTTACCTAACATATTATATGAAAACATATCAGATTCAGAATCTACATAATCAGTTTTACCAGCATTATATAAGAAGGAAACAATATCAGGGTCTACATCAATATTTTCACTAAAAGTTGGTTGACTTGATAAGCTTTCAATTTGATATAAATCTACTCTGTTTATTTCTTTTACAGGATGTTCTAACCTGTAATTTTCATCTTCTTTTCCTCTTACAGTTCTAGCAATTACTCCACCTATATTTAAACTCCAACCTAAACCTACATTTGAACTTAATTGATCAACTTTAATTCCACTTGAGCTATATGATAAAGAAATTGGTACATTTAAATTTCTTGTTTTATAAGCTTGAATAGGTAGATTAACTCCAGTTACTCCTGTATTTAAACCTACAGGGAAATCTCCGTATTTTGTTAACTCAAAAGCAGTTGGTGCTGGAGGTACTATTTTAGGTAATTCTTGTGCATTCCCCAATACACATACAAGCATTGTAAAAATGCTTAACATTATTTTTTTCATGATAAGAGTGATGTTTTAATTAGCAATTATTTTTTTCATTCTTCATGCAAAAATATATAAAATTTATTACATGTTGATTGTTATATGTTTAATAATTAATAGTGTTAAGTTTTTTTTTATAGGAATGGGTAATAAATTCTTTTGTATTTTTGACAAAAAAATAAATTGCTTTATTTACAACTTATTTTCATCCTCTTTTTATTGCTGATTTTTTATCAGGATTTTAAAAACAGAAGTGTAGTATTGTATTTATTTCTCTTAGGAGTGATCTCAGGAGGAGTTTTACATTATAAAAATTCATTATTAGAGGAGTTTTTAATAAACGTATTGTTAAATGTAGGCTTTATCGCTGTTTTAACTGTAGTGTTATTTTTGTATTCAACTTTTATTATGAAAAAGAAACTATTAGAAACAATAGGGGTAGGAGATTTTTTAATGTTTATAGTATTTGCATGTAGTTTTCCAATAGGTACATTTTTAGTGGTGTTTTCTACATCACTTATTTTTTCATTACTTTTATTTTTAATTTTGAAAAATCAATTACAGTATAAAACTGTTCCATTAGCAGGGTTTCAGTCTTTGTTTTTAAGTTTATTATTATTACTAAATTGGCTATTTAACATTGTAGATATATACGTTATTTAAATGAAAAAGGAACTTTTAGAAATACCTACCGAAACCATTCAGTTAATTACGGCTGAGCAAGCGTATTCATATAGAATCGTACCTGTTAAGAGTGATAAAACTTCGTTAACTTTTAAAACAGATTTTAATGAGCTTGCTTCTTTACAACAAGAGTTACAAATTATATTAGGTAGTTCTGTAGTTTTAGAAAAAGAAGATTCACAAACTATTGATACATATCTTCAAAAAAATTACCGTAAAAGAACTTCAGGAAACTCGAGTTCATCGTTAAATTACTCGGAAGATTTTTTGCTAAATATGATTCATGAGGCAAAAGAATTAGGAAGTAGTGATATTCATTTTGAAGTTTATGAAAAACAGCATAGGGTTCGTTTTCGAATTGATGGTAAGCTATTGGAACGTTATGTGATTTCAGAAAATGAATATCCAAAAATAGTCAATAGGATTAAAATAATGGGGAGGCTAGATATTTCTGAAAAAAGATTACCTCAAGATGGACGTATTAATATTTCAACAGGAAAAGAAGACTTTGATATTCGTGTATCCTCATTACCAACATTACATGGAGAAAAGTTAGTACTTCGTATTTTATCTAAAAATACCTTAACTGTACAATTAGAAAATTTAGGATTTACAAGTAATGAATTAGATACTTATAATACAGCGGTTAAAAAACCAAATGGTATTGTATTGATTTCAGGTCCTACAGGTTCAGGAAAAACAACAACGTTGTATGCTACTTTAAAATTGTTAAATACAAATGATACCAATATTTTAACAATTGAAGATCCTATTGAGTATACTTTAGAGGGAGTGAATCAAGTACAGTTAAAAGAGAATATAGGATTGGATTTTGCTAGTACATTACGTACCTTTTTACGTCAAGATCCTGATATTATCATGGTAGGTGAAATTCGTGATGTTGCTACAGCTAATATGGCAATTAGAGCTGCATTAACTGGGCATTTGGTATTGTCTACAATTCATACAAATTCAGCTTGGGCAACAATTTCTAGGTTAATTGATATGGGGGTTCCACCTTTTTTAATAGCAAGTACTTTAAATGTGAGTGTTGCGCAACGGTTGGTTCGTAAATTATGTACCTCCTGTAAAACAGAAGAAAAGTTAACTATAGGTGTTTTTCCTAAAGGAGTTGTCATTCCTGAAAGTGTAACTACTCATTTTAAGGCTAATGGTTGTACTGAGTGCTACCAAACAGGCTATAAAGGAAGAAAAGCTATTTATGAAATTATTCCTATTACTAAAGAATTGGTAGAGAGTATAGAAAAAAAGGAGTTAAATATTTCTAGTTATTTAAAGCAAAATAACATTGGTACTTTACAGGATAATGCACTTTCATTAGTAGCTGAAGGAATTACTTCTGTTGACGAAATATTTTCACTATTGATATCATAAGAAATGAATAAACAACAAAAAACATATTTTTTATTAGTTGCTGTATTAATTGTTTGGGGCTTGATTGGGTATCAGTTTTTCAAAAAAATAAATCCTACTGAAAATGAAGTTTTAGGTGATCAAATACCTAAAAAATACATACCTGAAAAAATTAATAAATCGAAATCGTATGTAGTTATTGCGAAGTATCGTGATCCTTTTTTAGGAACGATGTTTTCTGAAAAGAAAAAGGTTAAAAGAAAGAATATTGCACCTAAACAAGAAATGAACATTCCATTTCCTACTGTTGTATATAATGGAATTGTAGAGGGCGGAAATTTAAAATCGTACACTATTACAGTAAATGGTAAGCAGGAGTTATTAAGAATTGGGGAAGAGTTATCAGGAGTGAAACTGATAAAAGCAAATAGTGAGCAAATAAAAGTTCGTTTCAATACGGTTATTAAAACGATAAAATTACAATAAAGTGTTTTTAAAAAAAGTAAAAGCGGGGGCGTTGCAATATGTTTTGGTTATTTCGGTACTCATTGCAATTATTGTTTTTGCTTTTATTGCATTAATTTATTTACAGCGAAGAGTACAATTAAAAAATAGTTTTTATAAAGAGGCAATTGAAAATGTACAATTTGGATTTGATTTTATTAGTCAAAATGATGTTCCATATAATACACCCCAAGAGCATCAATTTTCTAATAATGAACTCGAAAAAACAACTTTATTAAAGGATCATTGGGGAGTTTTTAATAAAGTTATCGTTACTTCTACAGTTAAAAATGAAAACTTTCAAAAAATAGGGTTAATAGGAGGGAATAACATTAAAAGAGATGCCTTATATTTAAAAGATAATAATCAGCCATTAGTATTGGTTGGTGATACCAAGATTACAGGAAATGTAGCTTTGCCTGAACGAGGTGTAAAAGGAGGGAATATTTCAGGAACTTCTTACTATGGAAATCAATTAATTTTTGGAAACCAAAAGTTAAGTTCTGCTGCACTATTAACTATTGATAACCTTGAATATATAAAAGGATTGATTCAAAAAAGGTATTTGAATGAAAAAGTAGTTTCATTTGAATTAGAAGAGGGATTAAAAAAAAGACAATTGTTTTCGCAGCCGACGGCTGTTTTTCAAGCATCTGAAAGTATTTATTTGAGAAATGTGCAATTACAAGGAAATATTATAATTCATTCTAACAAATCTATTGTAGTAGATGCTACTTCACTTTTGGAAGATGTTATTTTAATAGCTCCCGTTGTTAAAATTAAGAGTAATGTAATAGGTAGTTTTCAAGTATTGGCTACAAAAAAAATAGAAGTAGCTAGAGGTTGTAAATTGAAATATCCTTCGGCGTTGGTATTATTTTCAAATGAAAAATTAGAAATTAATCCACCAGAAGAGAATTCGATAGCTATTAATGAAAATTGTGATATTAAAGGAGTTGTTCTTTTTCATCAAGAAAAAGGATCAAATTATAAATCTCAATTAGTTATATCTAAAAATACAACCATAACAGGAGAAGTGTATTGTAATCAAAACTTAGAACTATTAGGAAGTGTTTATGGTTCCGTATACGCTAGTAGCTTTGTCACAAAACACTTTGGAAGTGTGTATATTAATACTGTTTTTAA belongs to Tenacibaculum sp. MAR_2010_89 and includes:
- a CDS encoding RHS repeat protein, with product MGYDYSQPIAKIENATYAQVMTALGKTNTETLSYLQSYTESQIQTEIQKIRSAISTAQVTTITYIPLVGVSTMTDPRGEKITYHYDNFNRLEFVKDTQGNILKENKYNYKN
- a CDS encoding GspE/PulE family protein produces the protein MKKELLEIPTETIQLITAEQAYSYRIVPVKSDKTSLTFKTDFNELASLQQELQIILGSSVVLEKEDSQTIDTYLQKNYRKRTSGNSSSSLNYSEDFLLNMIHEAKELGSSDIHFEVYEKQHRVRFRIDGKLLERYVISENEYPKIVNRIKIMGRLDISEKRLPQDGRINISTGKEDFDIRVSSLPTLHGEKLVLRILSKNTLTVQLENLGFTSNELDTYNTAVKKPNGIVLISGPTGSGKTTTLYATLKLLNTNDTNILTIEDPIEYTLEGVNQVQLKENIGLDFASTLRTFLRQDPDIIMVGEIRDVATANMAIRAALTGHLVLSTIHTNSAWATISRLIDMGVPPFLIASTLNVSVAQRLVRKLCTSCKTEEKLTIGVFPKGVVIPESVTTHFKANGCTECYQTGYKGRKAIYEIIPITKELVESIEKKELNISSYLKQNNIGTLQDNALSLVAEGITSVDEIFSLLIS